A DNA window from Parabacteroides johnsonii DSM 18315 contains the following coding sequences:
- a CDS encoding TonB-dependent receptor → MENTTIQEVLATIEQKSGFYFTYNLEQVKVTRKVTVNFKDKTIPEVLNELFAKENIHYVINDKHIALYKGNERQVTLQTKKNIKGVVTDKNGEPIPGVNIIEKGNPTNGTITDVDGNFALSVSGNSVLVASYIGYNRIEIQVKDRSVVDITLSEDTQALEEVVVVGYSTQKKVNLTGSVSTVNFEEMSSRPVTDASQALSSASPGLQIMQSSGQPNAESFSYNIRGVGTLNSSSPLILVDGMEQSISMVNPSDIANVSILKDAASCAIYGNRGANGVILITTKNGTDGKISVTYDGTVSYNEPFKIVHTISDYVLYMKLMNESSNNLGNSDMFSQSSIDLWEAAKADPNGISASGYPNYVAYPNTDWWDEIYTKQWMHKHTISLNGKEKKTGYSMSFSYIDNPGIMKNTGYNRYMGRVNLYSDITDWLRVGTRTSGNVTDQEVSVTSYNGSSHINSMNTEKMVPCIYPYYDGKYGAPEGPEEDPQSHNGLWDNVLNGFDKYSQLYTEWYAQVKFLKYFTYNFDFYYQDLRRERKVSDASIGKFSFSKGAYSTGANDPSTLYTRMYYTRTNRTKLNHLLNYNQSFGIHDVSAMVGYEEETYDYRETNVSKLGLTDAAVNDLNAATTPYSTAGYGTEYAARSVFGRANYAYKSRYLLEFNLRYDGSSRFSPDYRWGAFPSFSAGWRMNEESWLKPVQWLTNLKLRASWGKLGNNAIGNYDWQSVYSAANYSTGQALTSGIAITSIANAALTWEETAVTNVGLDFGFFDNKLNGNMDVYNKLTTGILYTPDMYMVMGNATAPKANIAEVTNRGIELELGWRDNIGKDFSYSIKGQFSFNKNFVSKYKGKLEKGWNKEHTEYSTNIGDVSTGSTTRVIEGRQINEFYLPNVYNGNGSYFNADGTVNINGGPKDGMIRTENDMQWLQAMQAAGYTFQPYNNIAKNALWYGEYIYADANGDGVYGNSYDSEFQGTSTTPKYNFGIQASANWKDFDLSMTWGGSAGFSIYYYGKARNSSETTYGYAIPDAVANDHYFYDPENPSDPRTNLSSKQPRLVNVSGAQSSASSSLHLEKGNFIKLRNLTLGYTMPKSISKKFYVERLRVYASGENLFAITGFSGMDPEMRVSMGYSTMRQYAFGINLTF, encoded by the coding sequence ATGGAAAATACGACCATACAGGAAGTTCTCGCTACTATTGAACAAAAAAGTGGTTTCTATTTCACTTATAATTTAGAACAGGTAAAAGTAACTCGTAAGGTTACTGTCAACTTTAAAGATAAGACAATTCCCGAAGTCTTGAATGAGCTATTTGCAAAAGAAAATATCCATTATGTGATAAACGATAAGCATATTGCTTTATATAAAGGAAACGAAAGGCAAGTTACTTTACAAACAAAGAAAAATATAAAAGGTGTGGTAACGGATAAAAACGGAGAACCGATACCGGGCGTCAATATCATTGAAAAAGGAAATCCTACTAATGGAACTATTACCGATGTTGATGGAAATTTCGCTTTATCTGTATCTGGAAATTCTGTGTTGGTAGCTTCTTATATAGGATATAATAGAATTGAAATTCAAGTTAAAGATCGTTCTGTTGTCGATATTACATTATCGGAGGATACGCAAGCATTGGAAGAGGTAGTTGTCGTTGGTTATAGTACCCAAAAGAAAGTAAACTTGACCGGTTCGGTTTCCACTGTTAATTTTGAAGAAATGTCATCGAGGCCTGTAACCGATGCCTCTCAAGCTCTTAGTAGTGCTTCACCAGGTCTTCAAATCATGCAAAGTTCTGGGCAACCTAATGCAGAGAGTTTTTCTTATAACATTCGCGGTGTCGGAACATTGAATTCTTCCAGCCCTCTTATTCTTGTTGATGGAATGGAACAAAGCATTAGTATGGTTAATCCTTCTGATATAGCCAATGTCTCTATCCTTAAAGATGCAGCTTCTTGTGCTATATATGGAAACCGTGGTGCTAACGGTGTTATCCTTATCACGACCAAAAACGGCACGGATGGTAAAATTAGTGTGACGTATGATGGTACAGTCTCATATAATGAACCTTTCAAAATTGTTCATACAATTTCGGATTATGTTCTGTATATGAAATTGATGAATGAATCATCTAATAACTTGGGAAACTCCGATATGTTTTCTCAGAGTTCTATTGATCTTTGGGAAGCCGCTAAAGCTGATCCTAACGGAATTTCTGCTTCGGGTTATCCGAACTATGTCGCCTATCCCAATACTGACTGGTGGGATGAGATTTATACGAAGCAATGGATGCATAAGCACACGATTTCACTCAATGGCAAGGAGAAGAAAACAGGTTATTCAATGAGCTTTTCCTATATAGATAATCCGGGTATCATGAAGAATACGGGATATAATCGCTATATGGGACGTGTGAACTTGTATTCTGATATTACCGACTGGTTGCGGGTTGGAACTCGTACATCGGGAAATGTTACCGATCAAGAAGTCAGTGTTACCAGTTATAATGGGAGTAGCCATATCAATTCTATGAACACGGAAAAGATGGTTCCTTGTATATATCCGTATTATGATGGAAAATATGGTGCACCGGAAGGACCTGAAGAAGATCCGCAGTCGCATAACGGACTTTGGGATAATGTATTGAATGGGTTTGACAAATATTCACAGCTTTACACGGAGTGGTATGCTCAAGTCAAGTTTCTGAAATATTTTACATATAACTTTGATTTTTATTATCAGGATCTTCGCCGGGAGCGAAAAGTATCGGACGCTTCCATTGGAAAGTTCAGTTTTTCTAAGGGAGCTTATTCAACAGGAGCCAATGACCCGTCAACTCTTTATACTCGTATGTATTATACAAGGACGAATCGTACGAAGTTGAATCATTTACTTAATTATAACCAGTCTTTTGGCATTCATGATGTGTCGGCAATGGTTGGTTATGAGGAAGAAACGTATGATTACAGGGAGACGAATGTGAGTAAGCTGGGACTTACAGATGCCGCTGTAAATGACCTTAATGCCGCTACAACACCTTATTCGACGGCTGGTTATGGGACTGAATATGCTGCCCGTTCGGTGTTCGGACGTGCGAATTATGCTTATAAGAGCAGATATTTGCTTGAGTTTAACTTACGCTATGATGGCTCGTCGAGATTTTCTCCTGATTATCGTTGGGGAGCTTTCCCTTCTTTTTCGGCTGGTTGGCGTATGAATGAGGAGTCGTGGCTTAAACCGGTACAGTGGCTGACAAACTTAAAGCTTCGTGCTTCTTGGGGTAAGTTGGGTAACAATGCAATCGGTAATTATGATTGGCAGTCTGTATATTCGGCAGCAAATTATTCTACCGGTCAAGCTCTGACAAGTGGTATTGCCATCACTTCTATTGCCAATGCCGCTCTTACTTGGGAAGAGACAGCTGTTACCAATGTCGGTCTTGATTTTGGTTTCTTTGATAATAAATTGAATGGTAATATGGATGTTTATAATAAGTTGACTACCGGAATTCTGTACACTCCTGATATGTATATGGTAATGGGAAATGCGACTGCTCCGAAAGCGAATATTGCGGAAGTTACGAATAGGGGTATTGAATTGGAGCTCGGATGGAGGGATAATATCGGCAAGGATTTCAGCTATAGCATTAAAGGTCAGTTCTCTTTTAATAAAAATTTTGTCAGCAAATATAAAGGTAAATTGGAAAAAGGATGGAATAAGGAACATACGGAATATTCTACTAATATAGGAGATGTTTCTACTGGTAGTACTACGAGAGTTATCGAAGGACGTCAGATTAATGAGTTTTACCTTCCTAACGTTTATAACGGTAACGGCTCATATTTCAATGCGGACGGTACAGTCAATATAAATGGTGGTCCTAAAGATGGCATGATCCGTACGGAAAACGATATGCAATGGCTTCAAGCCATGCAAGCGGCAGGTTATACTTTCCAACCTTATAATAATATTGCTAAAAATGCACTTTGGTATGGCGAGTATATTTATGCAGATGCGAATGGGGATGGAGTTTATGGTAATTCATATGATTCTGAATTTCAGGGAACTTCAACAACTCCTAAATATAATTTTGGTATCCAGGCCAGTGCAAATTGGAAAGATTTCGATCTTTCTATGACTTGGGGTGGATCTGCTGGATTTAGTATTTATTACTATGGTAAGGCAAGGAATTCAAGTGAAACGACTTATGGTTATGCAATTCCGGATGCGGTAGCGAATGACCATTATTTCTATGATCCTGAAAATCCATCGGATCCGAGAACCAATCTGTCTTCAAAACAACCCCGTTTAGTTAATGTATCGGGAGCTCAGAGTTCGGCAAGTTCTTCGCTTCATTTGGAGAAAGGGAATTTCATTAAACTTAGAAATTTGACTTTAGGATATACAATGCCTAAAAGTATTTCTAAAAAGTTCTATGTTGAAAGACTTCGTGTTTATGCTTCCGGAGAGAATCTTTTTGCGATTACTGGCTTTTCCGGTATGGATCCTGAAATGCGTGTTAGCATGGGATATTCTACTATGCGTCAGTATGCATTTGGTATTAATTTAACATTCTAA
- a CDS encoding RagB/SusD family nutrient uptake outer membrane protein — protein MKNLFRKIAIIGTLWGMLFGLGGCAGDLLDTSPSYSFSSSNVWTSPILARAAVMGVYNELYEKFSKNYDSPSIGIPFDAWSSVMDIDMNWKNNCFVISGSCTPSNGNVGNHYKYYYTIVYRANDVINNIDNVPEMEDGEKARLKAECKFLRAWAYYHLNVLWRGVPIYTENVESSEATKARSSEAEVWKQVLSDLTDCINEPNLPGKYAQGNSSYGRITKGAAYAFRGYAYQFMGDYAKALADFEAIEGLGYSLYSPSNGVKGNRDFFQLFKPANEQCDEMIFSVQCVETSGMGNPRGINYGNRCTGGSAWNNYLPNPAFVEMYECADGSEFDWEKYCPGWHSMTPQERVAFFLRDGLQSGKGEWGTTEATSNYQALYNNMVSYGADMSKYLDQGNEARIRQAYEDRDPRLMQSIITPYSTYDGNQAGVGNHTWTLRWPYILDAGEPYDIRTDTNSKFYYLWRKYVTENDECTTRWVYSEDIILCRYAEILLRRAECLNELGRTSEAVAFVNKVRQRVGHVLLNDQAYPATVVSGQENMRQRIRKEFYVELGGEDSMFFNELRWGTWYDRKFKDHSSGQVGELNTNGLMQIWGETTYKHLSVGEQIKIWPIPAKEREMNSNLTQNPGWQD, from the coding sequence ATGAAAAATTTATTCAGAAAAATAGCTATCATCGGAACTTTATGGGGTATGTTGTTTGGTTTAGGAGGATGTGCCGGCGATCTTCTTGATACATCTCCAAGTTATAGTTTTTCGAGTTCAAATGTGTGGACCAGCCCTATTCTTGCCCGTGCGGCTGTGATGGGTGTATATAATGAACTGTATGAGAAATTCTCTAAAAATTACGATAGTCCTTCTATTGGTATCCCGTTCGATGCCTGGTCATCCGTAATGGATATCGATATGAACTGGAAAAATAATTGTTTTGTGATTTCTGGTTCTTGTACGCCTTCGAATGGAAATGTCGGTAATCATTATAAATATTATTATACGATTGTGTATAGGGCTAATGATGTTATCAACAACATTGATAATGTCCCGGAAATGGAGGACGGCGAGAAAGCGCGACTGAAAGCCGAATGTAAATTTCTGCGTGCTTGGGCGTATTATCATTTGAATGTTTTGTGGAGAGGTGTTCCTATCTATACGGAAAATGTGGAGAGTTCGGAAGCAACCAAAGCGCGTTCATCGGAAGCTGAAGTATGGAAGCAAGTTCTTTCAGATCTTACGGATTGTATTAATGAGCCTAATCTTCCCGGTAAATATGCTCAAGGTAATAGTAGTTATGGACGTATAACAAAAGGTGCTGCTTATGCTTTCAGAGGTTATGCTTATCAGTTTATGGGAGATTATGCTAAAGCTCTTGCAGACTTTGAAGCAATTGAAGGACTTGGATATTCACTTTACAGTCCGAGTAACGGCGTAAAAGGAAACAGAGATTTCTTTCAGCTCTTTAAACCGGCTAATGAACAGTGCGATGAGATGATTTTTTCAGTACAGTGTGTTGAGACAAGTGGGATGGGAAACCCGAGAGGAATCAATTATGGTAATCGTTGTACGGGTGGTTCTGCTTGGAACAATTATCTCCCGAATCCTGCTTTTGTGGAAATGTATGAGTGTGCGGACGGCTCCGAATTTGATTGGGAAAAATATTGTCCCGGATGGCATTCAATGACTCCCCAGGAAAGGGTTGCTTTCTTTCTGCGTGACGGACTTCAATCCGGTAAAGGAGAATGGGGAACAACTGAAGCGACTTCTAATTATCAGGCTCTTTATAATAATATGGTTTCTTATGGTGCCGATATGAGCAAATATTTGGATCAAGGGAATGAGGCGAGAATACGTCAGGCATATGAAGATCGTGATCCGCGCCTGATGCAATCGATTATAACTCCTTACTCGACTTACGACGGGAATCAGGCAGGTGTAGGAAATCATACCTGGACCCTCCGCTGGCCGTACATTCTGGATGCTGGAGAACCTTATGATATCCGTACAGACACAAATTCTAAATTTTATTATCTTTGGAGGAAATATGTAACAGAGAATGATGAATGTACGACTCGTTGGGTATATTCCGAAGATATTATACTTTGCCGTTATGCTGAAATTCTTCTTAGGCGGGCTGAATGTTTAAATGAGTTAGGCAGGACGAGTGAGGCTGTTGCTTTTGTAAATAAAGTAAGACAGCGTGTTGGACATGTTCTTCTTAATGATCAGGCTTATCCTGCGACTGTTGTGAGTGGACAAGAGAATATGCGGCAACGCATTCGTAAAGAATTTTATGTTGAACTTGGAGGTGAAGACTCTATGTTCTTTAACGAACTTCGTTGGGGTACATGGTACGACAGGAAGTTTAAGGATCATTCTTCCGGACAGGTAGGAGAACTTAATACGAATGGTTTGATGCAGATTTGGGGCGAGACTACTTACAAGCATCTTAGCGTTGGTGAACAGATAAAGATTTGGCCGATCCCAGCAAAGGAAAGAGAGATGAATTCAAATCTTACGCAGAATCCGGGTTGGCAGGATTAA